The genomic window CGAGCGCTTTTTTGCGTGTCATTGCGAGGCACGAAGCAATCTCAGGTAGCAGATTTGTAGAGGTTCTAAAGGTTTTAGAGGTTGTCGAGGTTTGGATTGAATGGGTATCGAAAGCACTATTTTTGTCAGTCATTGCGAGCGAACACAGTGAGCGAAGCAATCTTATGAGATCACTTCGGCGTGCGATAGCACGCCTCGTGATGACGGTGTAGCTGGGATCGTGCGGGTGTACAAGTAGCCTCGCTATGACACCTTCGCGGATAAAATGTGTTCCCATTAATATTTCATCCTGAGCCTTTCTTTTTTGGGTTTCCCTTTTTGTCATCCTGAGCTGAACGTTAGTGAGGCGAAGGATCCATAGATCGACCTGTAGATGCTTTGGTCGCTAACGTTCTTCAGCATGATAAAATAAGGTGCTCTCTCAGCATTAAATACCTAACGTCATTAGGATCCGTTCCCATTTTTCGTACAAAAAATAGGAACTGATCCCGGGCAGCAAAGTTTACCGAAAAATGCTTCCTGCAATGATTGATTGCCTGTCACCAATAAGCCACCACCTGTTGCCTAACGCCTAGTGCCTAGTGCCCGGTGCCAAGTGTGTGCCATTTATGCTTTCGCAAAAAAAAAACTAACAATTGTAAGTTTACTGTTTACAAATTTGTTTCAGTTTGTTTTGGTCCCCGTAAAATTTTTTAACAGTTTCGTAATTTTCTCATAAACCTTAAAGACTTCTACTGGTCTTTACCTTGATAGCAAAGACAAAGGGTTAACTGGCACATTAGTTGCTTAATAAAGTGACAAATAAAAATTTTAGAGGGAGGTATAGCAATGGGCAGATGGCGTTTTTTTTCATTAGTAGGTCTTTTCTTGTTGTTTCTAGCCCCGGCAGTCTTGGCTGCTGATCCCACCGGGGCTGAGGCTATCAAGTCGGATCCAGGTAAGGCGGTTGACTTTGTTTGGGTTCTTCTTTGTGGTTTCTTAGTTATGTTCATGCAGGCTGGTTTTGCCTGCGTAGAGGCTGGTTTTTGCCGGGCCAAAAACGCTACCAACCTTCTTATGAAAAACCTGATGGACTTTTGTATTGGTTCTTTGATTTTTTGGGCCATTGGTTACGCCTTTCTTATGGGTAATGATTGGCATGGCTTAATTGGTACTTCTGGTTTTTTCCTGGCAGGTGACGGCTACGATGTTGACAATTACTTGGCCTTTTTCTGGCAGCTTGTCTTTGCTGCTACGGCAGCCACCATCGTATCCGGAGCCGTGGCCGAGCGTATTAAGTTTAAGGCTTACTTCCTATATTCCATGGCTATTGTAGGTACTATTTATCCTATTTATGCCCACTGGGTATGGGGTGGCGGCTGGCTTTCTAAGCTTCCCTTTGGTCTTGGGCACCTTGACTTTGCAGGCTCTGGTGTAGTTCACGCCGTTGGTGGCTTGGTTGGTCTTGCCGGTGCCATGGTGCTTGGCCCTCGTTATGGGAAGTTTGACAAGAACGGAAAACCGCGGGCTATTCCCGGGCACAATATTCCCTTGGCAGCCCTGGGTGTCTTCATCTTATGGTTTGGCTGGTATGGTTTTAACCCAGGTTCTACTTTTTCTGCGCATCACTTAAGGATTTCGGTGATTGCGGTTAACACCACTTTGGCTGCGGCAGCGGCAGCGGTAACAGCCATGCTCATTATCCTGGCCAAGACCAAAAAATTCGACCTTGGTATGTCCTTAAACGGAGTTCTTGCTGGGCTGGTAGCTATTACCGCTCCCTGTGCCTGGGTTGAGTCATGGGCCGCAGTGGTCATTGGTATTATCGCTGGGTTTATCCTGGTAGGTGGCGTATATTTGCTTGAGGCCCTCAAGATTGACGACCCTGTTGGTGCGGTACCTGTCCACGGTTTTAACGGCTTGTGGGGTATTATTTCCGTTGGAATTTTTGCGGACGGCACCTACGGCAACTATGCTATTGAGCCGCCTTTTGTGAAAGGGCTTCTTTACGGTGGTGGTGTTGACCAGCTCATTGCCCAGCTAATTGGTGCGGTGGTGCTTTTCATCTGGGCCTTTGGTGCTGGTTACGTGCTTTTTAAGGTGCTTGATATCCTGGTGGGCATCCGTGTTGATCCCCGTGAAGAGATTCAGGGTGTGGATATCATCGAACACGGAACCCCTGCTTATCCTGAATTTTACGTGATTAGGAGGTAAACAAAATGAAGGAGATAAGAGCCATAATAAGGCCAGAAAAACTACAAGACGTGCTCGAAGCCCTGGAAAAGGCAGGGCATCCAGGAGTGACCGTAGCCCAGGTGGAAGGTCACGGACGCCAGGCAGGGCTTGTGGAACAGTTCCGTGGCCGTGAGTTTAGGGTTGACCTGTTACCTAAAATGGAAGTAAGGGTTGTTTGTAAGGATGAAGACTTGGAACGACTTTTCAAGGTGATTGCTGAGGCTGCGCGTACCGGCGAAATAGGAGACGGAAAAATCTTTGTTTACGACGTGGTCGATGCCATGCGCATAAGAAGTGGCGAACGAGGCGAAGCCGCCATATAGGTCTTACCTCCTCCTGCTTTACGTAACACGGGGAAGGTGTTAACCTTCCCCGCCTTTAGGAGTAGGAGTTGCATGAGACACAAAAAATCAAAATAAATAAAGGAGGTTTAAGTATGGATCGGATTAGGAATTGGTTGGTGGGAGCTTGTCTGATGGTATGTGTGCTTTTGGCAGGTTTTTCTCAGGCCAAGGCGGAAGATGTTTCCGCGGATTTTTCGGTTGACGTGCTTAGCCAGTACATCTGGCGCGGCATGGCCTTCTCTGATGATTCTCTTGTGGTTCAGCCTTCTATGACCATTGGCTACAAAGCTCTTTCTCTCAACTTCTGGGGCAACTACGACACCGACCTTGTTGGTGCTGACCAAGCTGAGTGGACTGAGACGGATTTCACCGTGGACTATACCTTTGAAGGGCTACCTTATGGTTTAAGCGCTAACGTGGGCACCATCTATTACGCGCTTGATGGGTTTCCGGACTCCTTTGAACTTTATGCCGGGCTTTCGGGCACCTGCCCTGTTACCGGGATCAACGCCGGTATCACCGTCTATAAGGAAATTTCCCATTATCCTGGCTGGTGGATTGAACTTTCTGCGGACAGAAGCTTTGCTCTCCCCTGGTACAATGCTTCCTTAGACCTTGGTGCTACCGCCCTTTACCTTAGCTCTGATGATCCAAAAGATGGTTATGCTGATCCTGATAACACTAATGATGGCTATTCTGGCTGGATGAACATGAATCTTAGCGCTTCTTTGAGCATCCCTGTAACCAAACAGATCACCGTTACTCCCCAGATCGCATACTCTTTTGCTTTAAGCAGTGATGCCAAAAAAGTTATCAAAAAAGCCTCTGTTACTGATAACCATGATTTCCTCTACGGTGGCGTGGGGGTAAGCATTAGCTTCTAACGTTTTCAAGGGCCGGGCACATGCCTGGCCTTTTTGCGACTTGTTCTCAATTGTCCCGTCCTGTTTTTCCTGGTAAAATAAACCCTGAATACTAAAAAGGCCTTTTAAGTTGTATTTAGCAAGACAAAAGCACGGAAAATTTACCTACTATTTTATTCGTGAGTCTTATTTTGCCGATGGTTTGTGGCGCAGTAGAGATCTTTTAGCCCTTGGTCGCAACCCTTCGCGCTATATCATCTATCCGGGTGGCAATAGCTTTTATATCGACGAAGTTATTATCACCGAGCTCGCCAAACAAGGCATTAAGACCGACCAATTCGAACTAGAGAAAATCTTTTGGCCCTTTGTGCGTCCACATATCCGCCGGGTGGTTGATAATTTTTCGGCTCATCACGTCGTAAAAAGGCAAAAGATCTCTTTTCGGGAACAGCTTGCCCGCCAAAAGAATTATCACATCTTTGATTGTCGGCGTCTTTTGTTTTTGAAATTTGGCGGCACCAATATCGACTTTTTGTTGAACAAACCTCTGTCTTTTCTCAATGTCTTATATGAGAAAAGCCGCGATGAAATCGAACAATACATTATGGCTGCAGAAGATAAGTTGCGGCCCAAAGAGACACTGGCCTACATCTACACTTCTTTTGGGTTAGCCAGGCATTTTGCCCATCGTTTGAGCAAATATCATCCTGAAGCCCAGATGCTTGAAGAGCTCGACAAGGCTTTTCTTGAAGAGCTCTGCAAGCTTTCAGAGGATGCAAGCTACCGCATGGGGCTTTCGCAAGAAACCGTTTTGAAGGACTACCTTTCGCGTTACGTAATCATGTATTTTGATCGCCTGGAGGCCCAGCGACGCTTTTTTGAGGCCCATCAAGCCCACCTGGCGGCACGCCAGCGTGAAAATTTACATGAGGTTTTGGCCAAGGCAGCAGCCCTTTTTCAGGTCTCAGAGCAAGCCCTTTTGCGCATGGGGAAAGAAGAAATTTCAAGCCTTTTTCGAAAAAGGGCACGTGAACTTCATCCCGATCAGGGGGGAGACCACGAGGCCTTTATCAGATTACGCAGGCTTTACGAAGAACTCATGAAACTTCGCGGTTTTCATCGGGTTAGATAACAACTTTTTAGATCGATCTGGATCCTTCGCTCCGCTCAGGATGACAGTTTCCTATCCTGTCATGCCGAGGTTGCGAAGCGACCGAAGCATCCACTGGTCGATTAAACGGGCTAAAGGCAAAAGGCTAAGGCCGAAAGGCTGGCAGTGATCAGTGGCCTGTGATCTGTGAGCAGTGATCGGTGTGTTGGATAGGTTCTAGAGGTTGTAGAGGTTGTAGAGGGTTGGGATCCGTTCCCGTTTTTTCGGAATGAAAATGGGAACGGATCCTTCTCCAAGCAGCTGTCCCGGGGAAGTGTCATTTTGAGCGAATGCCTGCTATTTGGTCATGCGAGCGAACTGAGTGAGCGAAGCAATCTAGATCTATCATTGTGTCAGGCACAGGGATCACTTCTTCCGCCTTAATGGATCTCCTCTCGTTACCAGTCAGATGATCAGGTGATAGGGCTCCGTGTTATCCCTTTAAGTGTCCCCAGAAGTAGCAAAATTTTTACTTGTGAGCGCTCATTACAATGACCTGCCAGCCAGTTTCTGCCAGATTTTTGAGGATAGAGATGGTTCTTTCCCTGCGGTGTTTGTCAAAATAGGCAAAGGGTTCATCAAAAAGGAAAAAGGCCTCTCGCTTAAAAAAGAGCCTTACCAGGGCCAAACGTGCAGCCAAAAGAAGCTGTGCCCTGGTGCCGTCAGACAGCCTGTCAATCTCAAAACGTTTGCCATCATCCCTTACGGCTTCCCAGTTTTTGGCAAAAGCTTCTCGGTCGAAAAAAAGGCTTTCTTCTTTAAAGGAAACTTTTTGGTATCTTCCACCAGTTATCAGGGAAAAGTACTTGGCAACGTGTTCTTCAAAATTGCGGAGATATTCTCTGTTAAGCTCGGCATTCAAGCGTGCCAGCAAGTCCGCAGAAATACGCAGGACTTTTTCCAGGCGGTTTAAGCGCAAAATTTTCTGCTCAAGGCGCGCTTTTTCCCTGAGGAGATCCTCAAAACGGGCAAGATCTGGCTCACGCTTCACTCTTTCTTCAAAGCGAACTCGTTCTATCTCTAGATCGTTAAGCTTTTGTTCCATTTGTAAAAGGCTCTTTTCTGCTTGCGAGATCTTTTCCGAAATGTCTTTGAGACTTAAGCCCTCGTAGGCTCGCAGGGTTTTTAAGGAAAGTTTTTCTTCAAAATCCCGCGGGAAACTTTTTATTTCATCTTCAAGGGCCGAAAGCTTTTCTGAGAGGGTTTTACTTCTTTCCCTTGCTTGAAAGATCTCCTGTTGGAGTTTTCTTTCCTGAATCTCATGCCTTGTAAGTTCTTCTTTAAGCTTTTCGTGTTCTTTTCTTTTGGTCTCAAGCGAGGCCAAAGAAGCAAAAAGAGACTCAAGTTCTTTTGTAAGTCCGTTTTTCTGTTTCAAGAGCTCATCAAGACTTTCGTAGTATTTAGTCTGTTCGTAAAGCCCTTTGAGTTCTCGTAACTTCTTGATAATTGATAAGAGGTTTTCTGGGCTGCCGAATTTTTGTCCAAGTTTTTCCTCGCGCTCGGAAAGATCCGCCACCTTAGTATCAGCAAAAATGTCAAGGCAAAGGTCCTGATACTCAAGACGTACCCTACCTTGAAAAGCTATTTCTTGCCCTTCAGCAGGAATTCTATTTACAAATACCTGGCCCTTGGCAGAAAGGATCTTGATGAGACCCCGAGCCCGTTTTTTAAGGGCTAAAAACGTCTTCCAGTCACGAAGGCTGGTTTCAAGGGCCTCTGGATCTAGATTTTTACTATCTCCAAGTGCAGCTTCTTTTTGCTGGATTTCCTTAAAAAGGCAAAGCCCCTTTTCAACCCTTTGTAAACGATCTTTGAGAACTTTTATCTTTTCCTTGGCGGCAATAAGCTTTGCTATTTCTTCGTTTTGTTTTTCTATGTGTTTTTTTAAAGAGCTGATTTTTTCCGCAAGATTTAAGACTTCCCGGTTTAGTTTTTCTTCCCTAGCAACTAAATTTTTAAGCTCTTTTTCAAGGTTTTCTTTTTCCTGTTCAAGGGCACGCAGCTCAAGATAAGCCCGCATGTGTTTTAATTGTTCGTATTTTTGCAAAAGCTCTTTTTGCTTCTGGCTCAAATTTTTTATTTCTTCTTTGATTTTCTTGAGGTTTTTTTTGTTTTTTTCGAATTCTTCTTTTTCTCGCAAAAGCGAGGAAAGTTTTTCTTCAAGATCTAAAAGTTTTTCCTCAAGGGCCCTTTTTTGCTGGCCAAAGGGCTTTTGGCGAAGCCCGGCACGTTGAAGGATAAACTCGTTTCGTATGCGATTCTCAAGGTTTTCAACACTTGCTGAGCGAAGCACTGCATCGAAGATGTCTTTTAGGCCCCGGGTTGCCCCTACAGAAAGATCGCGTTCTTTTAAGACCAAAAGCCCTTCTAACACGTGGGGAAAATGCTGATAGCCTTTAGCTGCCAAAAATTTTTTGATACCCTGGGGGCTTTCAAGCTCGGTACCGTCTTTGCCTTTTAGGAAGACCCTTTCTTCCTGGGCGTTTATTTTGAGTTCGTAAGTATCTTCCTGAATGACAAAGGCGATTTTGATAACCGGGGGGATTTCTTTGCCTTCGGTTTTTTTGGGGATAAGGCTTGCGGGATTTAAAGAAAACGCATCGACAATGCCTTCAATAATGGTTGATTTGCCGAATTCGTTTGCTTCGTTAATGAAATTAAGGCCTTCTTTGAAGCTGAACTCGCTTTCTTCAAGGATTTTGTAGTTTTTAAAGACTGCCTTTATGAGTTTCATTTCAGGTATTTTTCTTCCAGAAAGGATTTAAGAGCTGAGGGCTTTTGTGAGACTAAAAGCCCGTAAAGGACAAACTCCCGCACTTCATCCTGAAGTTCATCCGGGACCTCTTCAAGTAGTTTCTCAAAGGTTTGATAGAAGATGAGGTCTGCCTTGGGGATTTCCGCCCCCTCTGCGATTTGTATGTGCCCGGGAAAGTGTTTGCAAAGTGCGGCAAGCTCTTCTTTGAAGTTTTCAAGGTAGGATTCAACGCGCAAAAAAGTATGTTCAAAATCAAGGTTCTTGATCTTGTCCAGGTCGTTTTCGCTCATTACACACAGGCGCAGAAAAGAAGGGGCTCCTTCGAGCACCTTTCGCTCAACTAAAAGGCCCTTTGGCGCGAGACTGACTTCAAGATAACCGCTCAGGGCCTTTTCTCCGGGGAGATACTCGAATTGGACAAAGGCTCCGCTATAAAAGGCGTTTTCCGCAAGCTTTTTAAACCCGTGGTAATGCCCAAGAGCCAGGTAATCGAAGCTTGAAAGAACTTCCTGGGGAAGGGGAGTTTCGTAAGCCTGATTTGGGCCAAAGGCTCCGTGCATTATGGCTACGTGATAATCAGCTGAAGGAAAAAGAGAAACATCAGGAAAAGCAAAAAAGCCGGCATAAAAGCCGATTTTTTTCCCTGAAAAGTCTATCAACGTGGCGGAGTTATCGGGCGTAAGAAGGTTTATATGTTGAGCTTCAAGGTATGGTTTTATTTCCGGGCGCAAATAAACAGAATCCGGGCCAAAGGCATCATGGCCTGAGATTTCGCCTTGGTGAAAGCTTCCACCTCCAGGGATAAGGACAAAGCAAAGCTCTGGGAACTCACAAAGTATCTCAAAAAAACTCCTAGCAAGGGTGGTCAGCACTGCGTTTGAGTCAAAAATATCCCCTGCGAGTATTATCGCAAAAACACCTTCATTTTCTGCCTTGCGTAAGATCTCTTTTAATTTTTTGAGCACCAGGGCGTCTCTTTTGCCAGCAGAAAAAGAAGGAGCCGATGCCCCAAGATGTAAGTCTGATAGGTGATACAGTTTCATTTTTAAATTTAAGTTTTTATTGCCAGGATCCTTACGGTTGTGCTTGCAAAACTGATCTCGGCAATTTTTTAAAAGTCTCTTTCATTTTATTTTTTGCAGAGCCTTATCTTAATAAAAATTCTTTTATCCGACAAAGTGTCGTGGCGAGCGGATTTGTAGGCCGACAAAGCAATTTCATAGGATAGCTTTGGTCGCTTAGAACCATCTGTGGATTCTTCAGGTGCTAACGCACCTTCAGAATGACACAGAAGGGGGCGCTCCCTTGCTATGACAATGGAAATGCGGTGCTCGCAAGGATACTTCCACGGGACAGCTACTTAGAGAAGGATCCGTTCCCATTTTTCGTTCCGGAAAATGGGAACGGATCCCAACCTCTACAACCTCTAGAACCTCTAGAACCTCTACAACCTCTAGAACCTATCCAACATACCGATCACAGCTCACAGGTTACTGATCACTGCCAACCTTTCGCCGTTTGCCCTTAGCCCTCTAATCTTCCTGTGGATGCTTCGGTCGCTTACGCTCCCTCAGCATGACAGTGTCAAGTGGTCATCCTGAGCGGAGCGTCAGCGAAGCGAAGGATCCAACAATCGATCAGTGGGATGCTTTGGTCGCTTCGTCCCCGGCATGGCTGGACAGGGGTGGATTCTTCGGGTGCTAACTCCCTCAGCATGAAAAACAGGGATTGTCATTTAAAGAAGTTTTTGCAAAAGGGCTTCGATTTTTTCCCTGCTACCGATAAAGACATCGTAAATCCAGATAGCCCCGAAAAAAACACTTACCGGAATCATTATTTTCAGCAAAAAGCGGCGTTTAGTCTGCCAAATTTCCTTGAAAGAAACTGTTAAGAAAGCCGCATACATACAAAGAATTGGCACAAGGGGCAGGTGATAGCGCGAGTGTCCGAAGACCAAGGCGTGAATAGCGGTAAAATAAAGAATGATTAACCAGAAAAACCAAAGCGCGGTGCAGCTGCTTGTTAGAACTTTCTTTTTTGTGAGGCAGGTACTGGTTTCCCAAAAAAGCCCGGAAAAACCGAAAATTGCTACTAAAACATAAGCCAGAAGAATGCTTAAGGCAAAGACTATTTCAAGGAACCTGTTTTGAAGGCCTGGAAAATAGTCTTTTTGCATTCCTGCAATGATAGTGCGTTCAAGCTGCCAGAAGTTGGCTGCTTTTATTACGGTGCGCAGGGCGGTAAGGCCAGGATGTTCTTTCATAAAGGCAAGCGCTTCCTTAATAGCCCAGCGTTGCTTTTCAGCTTCGTTAAGCGAGGCAAGTTCTTTTTCATGTCCGTGATACCAGGCAATTTCAGGGGGGTTATCCACTGCTGCCCAGGCGCGATGTAAGGGGGTGTGTTCGTAATTTCCCATGTAGAGGTTTAGCCCCCCCATGGTATCTACCGCTACAAAATGGCCAAAGGTTTGGTAGTTACGTATTATCCAGGGGGAAAGCGTAACAAAAACAGCCAGGAAAAAGACAAGGCCTACCAAAAGACCCTGGCGCTTATTGGGCCAGACGAGAAAAAGAAAAACTGCTACAAAAGGGGTTAAGGGGTAAGGGATGCTTCGTACCAGACTTGCAAGCCCCCAAAAAACTCCGGCTAGAGCTATGTAAAACCACGGCATTTTATGCTCCCGTGAGCTTTTTCGTGACATTTTAACTTAAATTCACTGACACGTGCGAACATTTTCAGGATTTATGAGAGTTTTTCGTCCTGGCTATCCTTAGGATCCGTTCCTATTTTTCGTTCCGAAAAATGGGAACGGATCCCAACCCCTAGAACCTCTAGAACCTTTACAACCTACCTATCACAGATCACAGATCTCGCCTTACGCCCACAGTTCACTCCCTACGGGAATTGAAGGGTGGGTGAACAGGTAATAGGCGAGTAGGAAATTTGCGCCATTGGGTAAGGGCGACCTATGCGTCGCCCCTACATTCGCATTTGGAGCCCTGTTTTTATGAGATGACGAAATCAGTTACCGGTTTACGAGGGGCGCGGGCGGAAGGTGGTTCTGCCACGCCAAAACGCAAAAACATCAGGCAATTTTTAAGCCCTAGGCGCTCAAAGCCCCTTGCTATTTTTTGCATAAAAAACTGATGCCTGGCAGTAAAATCAAACCATCTTCCCTTTTGCCAGCGAATCATAAAAAGAGGCGCTGCGGCAAGGGGTTGTGCAAAAAGACCCATTTCAGTCAAGGAAAGCCACGCGCGCTCACAAGCCCTTCCCACGTTAAAGTAGGCCTTTTCATCAAGGCTTTCGGCACAAAAGGCCATTATCCCGCTAGAGGACAAAGCAAGCTTTTTAGTGTGCTCTGCCATGGCCCTGGCAAAGCCTAGTTTATTAAGATTTTTCATTACCGACCAAGGCCTGGTAGCTTTGAGCACAAGCTCCCCAGGGGCGCCTGCTTCAAGAGATTTGATGGGCATGCCGTCTCCCAATACCTGGCAAGAAGGGCACCAGCGGATGGTGTCGTGCAAAAATTCGTGAAGGT from Thermodesulfatator atlanticus DSM 21156 includes these protein-coding regions:
- a CDS encoding ammonium transporter; the protein is MGRWRFFSLVGLFLLFLAPAVLAADPTGAEAIKSDPGKAVDFVWVLLCGFLVMFMQAGFACVEAGFCRAKNATNLLMKNLMDFCIGSLIFWAIGYAFLMGNDWHGLIGTSGFFLAGDGYDVDNYLAFFWQLVFAATAATIVSGAVAERIKFKAYFLYSMAIVGTIYPIYAHWVWGGGWLSKLPFGLGHLDFAGSGVVHAVGGLVGLAGAMVLGPRYGKFDKNGKPRAIPGHNIPLAALGVFILWFGWYGFNPGSTFSAHHLRISVIAVNTTLAAAAAAVTAMLIILAKTKKFDLGMSLNGVLAGLVAITAPCAWVESWAAVVIGIIAGFILVGGVYLLEALKIDDPVGAVPVHGFNGLWGIISVGIFADGTYGNYAIEPPFVKGLLYGGGVDQLIAQLIGAVVLFIWAFGAGYVLFKVLDILVGIRVDPREEIQGVDIIEHGTPAYPEFYVIRR
- a CDS encoding P-II family nitrogen regulator, translated to MKEIRAIIRPEKLQDVLEALEKAGHPGVTVAQVEGHGRQAGLVEQFRGREFRVDLLPKMEVRVVCKDEDLERLFKVIAEAARTGEIGDGKIFVYDVVDAMRIRSGERGEAAI
- a CDS encoding TorF family putative porin → MDRIRNWLVGACLMVCVLLAGFSQAKAEDVSADFSVDVLSQYIWRGMAFSDDSLVVQPSMTIGYKALSLNFWGNYDTDLVGADQAEWTETDFTVDYTFEGLPYGLSANVGTIYYALDGFPDSFELYAGLSGTCPVTGINAGITVYKEISHYPGWWIELSADRSFALPWYNASLDLGATALYLSSDDPKDGYADPDNTNDGYSGWMNMNLSASLSIPVTKQITVTPQIAYSFALSSDAKKVIKKASVTDNHDFLYGGVGVSISF
- a CDS encoding ATP-binding protein → MKLIKAVFKNYKILEESEFSFKEGLNFINEANEFGKSTIIEGIVDAFSLNPASLIPKKTEGKEIPPVIKIAFVIQEDTYELKINAQEERVFLKGKDGTELESPQGIKKFLAAKGYQHFPHVLEGLLVLKERDLSVGATRGLKDIFDAVLRSASVENLENRIRNEFILQRAGLRQKPFGQQKRALEEKLLDLEEKLSSLLREKEEFEKNKKNLKKIKEEIKNLSQKQKELLQKYEQLKHMRAYLELRALEQEKENLEKELKNLVAREEKLNREVLNLAEKISSLKKHIEKQNEEIAKLIAAKEKIKVLKDRLQRVEKGLCLFKEIQQKEAALGDSKNLDPEALETSLRDWKTFLALKKRARGLIKILSAKGQVFVNRIPAEGQEIAFQGRVRLEYQDLCLDIFADTKVADLSEREEKLGQKFGSPENLLSIIKKLRELKGLYEQTKYYESLDELLKQKNGLTKELESLFASLASLETKRKEHEKLKEELTRHEIQERKLQQEIFQARERSKTLSEKLSALEDEIKSFPRDFEEKLSLKTLRAYEGLSLKDISEKISQAEKSLLQMEQKLNDLEIERVRFEERVKREPDLARFEDLLREKARLEQKILRLNRLEKVLRISADLLARLNAELNREYLRNFEEHVAKYFSLITGGRYQKVSFKEESLFFDREAFAKNWEAVRDDGKRFEIDRLSDGTRAQLLLAARLALVRLFFKREAFFLFDEPFAYFDKHRRERTISILKNLAETGWQVIVMSAHK
- a CDS encoding metallophosphoesterase family protein, encoding MKLYHLSDLHLGASAPSFSAGKRDALVLKKLKEILRKAENEGVFAIILAGDIFDSNAVLTTLARSFFEILCEFPELCFVLIPGGGSFHQGEISGHDAFGPDSVYLRPEIKPYLEAQHINLLTPDNSATLIDFSGKKIGFYAGFFAFPDVSLFPSADYHVAIMHGAFGPNQAYETPLPQEVLSSFDYLALGHYHGFKKLAENAFYSGAFVQFEYLPGEKALSGYLEVSLAPKGLLVERKVLEGAPSFLRLCVMSENDLDKIKNLDFEHTFLRVESYLENFKEELAALCKHFPGHIQIAEGAEIPKADLIFYQTFEKLLEEVPDELQDEVREFVLYGLLVSQKPSALKSFLEEKYLK